Genomic window (Fretibacterium sp. OH1220_COT-178):
GCCATTCGGATGGCGATGGCCTCCAGTTCTCCCAGGCTGCCGGCGGGCTTGAGAAGGCGGTTTTGATGCTCTGCCGCCGCCTTCATCGCGTTTTCGTCGAGCGGGCGGACAAGGCCTAAAGCCTCGTCGAGGGACAACGCAATTTTCGTGCCGTTCATATCGATTTTCCGGGCTCCCTTCATTTTCCTGAAATTCCTGCCTGTAGTTGATTGTATAATAAAAAAAGAAAAACTGCGGATACGGAGAATAAACTTGATGAACTTCGTTTGTGTCCTGGGCGCGGCTCTGTTGTTGGACGTTCTTTTGGGGGACCCCAAAGGGTTGCCTCACCCCGTCGTCGGGATCGGCCGTTGTGTCCGATTTTGGGAAAAGTACCTCTATCCCAAGCCCGGGCAGGGGGGAGGCCGTCGGCGTGGAGCCCTGTTTTGTGCCGCGGTGCTGGTGACGGTGCTCGCGATCGCCGGACTGTCCATGTCGGTCGCCTCCCTGTTCCCGGGGGGGCCCCTCGTGGTGGAAGTCTACCTGCTTTATGCGGCTCTCGCCTGGCGTTCCCTGAAGGACGAGACCCTGCCGATCGCAACCGCGCTCTTCGGAGGGGACCTCGAAGCGGCCCGTTCGGCGCTGTCCCGCGTCGTCGGACGCGACACCGATCGGCTCGACATGCCCGGAGTGGTGCGTGCGGCCGTGGAGACCATTGCGGAGAACGCTGTGGATGGAGTCCTGTCCGTGTTGTTTTTTGTGGCCCTTGGCTACTTCCTCGGCGGCAGGGCAGGGGCCGTGTCCTGTGCCTGGGGGTTCAAGGCGGCCAGCACCCTGGACTCCATGGTGGGCTACGAAAACGCACGCTACAAGGATTTCGGATGGGCGAGCGCAAGGCTGGACGATGTCCTCAATTTCCTCCCGGCCCGTATGGGCGGCATCGTCACCGTACTTGCAGGCGGCTGTTTGGGCTACCCCCTTTTTCGGGGGGCGCGCATCTTTATGCGCGACAGGAAAAACCATAGAAGTCCCAACAGCGCGCACGGCGAAAGCGCTTTTGCCGGTTTGCTGGGACTCCGTCTGGGCGGCGGTGCCTTCTATGGCAACGTCTTTGCAGAAAAGCCCTGGATTGGAGATCCCCTTCGGGAACCCGTGCCGGAGGACATCCTTCGCTCCCACGTCCTGCTGGATGCGTCGGTCGCCCTGTTCATCCTGCTGACCGGTGCGGCCATGGTCGCCCTTGATGCTTGACTCCGTCATCGTGCATAACCTGGGCTTCCCCGCCGGAGGGACGAAATGACCGATTCGAGCTGGGGCTTCGCGATTCGGGCGCATGGGGCGAACCCGGAAAAACTTTACGCGGCGATGGGGATCCCCATGCCGGGTCGGGTCATCGATTTCAGCACCAACACGAATGCACTGCCCTGGCCGGAGGGGGTGGACATCGATCTGTCCCG
Coding sequences:
- the cbiB gene encoding adenosylcobinamide-phosphate synthase CbiB, which codes for MNFVCVLGAALLLDVLLGDPKGLPHPVVGIGRCVRFWEKYLYPKPGQGGGRRRGALFCAAVLVTVLAIAGLSMSVASLFPGGPLVVEVYLLYAALAWRSLKDETLPIATALFGGDLEAARSALSRVVGRDTDRLDMPGVVRAAVETIAENAVDGVLSVLFFVALGYFLGGRAGAVSCAWGFKAASTLDSMVGYENARYKDFGWASARLDDVLNFLPARMGGIVTVLAGGCLGYPLFRGARIFMRDRKNHRSPNSAHGESAFAGLLGLRLGGGAFYGNVFAEKPWIGDPLREPVPEDILRSHVLLDASVALFILLTGAAMVALDA